The sequence CCGCGTTAGTCTCGGGTCATGGGTATCCACCGGCTCAACCACGCGGTCCTCTACGTCAGTGACCTCGCCCGCAGCGTCGCGTTCTACAGCGACGTGCTGGGCTTCCGCCCGGTGGCGATGACCCCGGACGGCTTCCGGGGCGCCACCTTCCTCCAGGCCCCCGACTCCACCAACGACCACGACCTCGGCCTCTTCGAGGTCGGCGCGGGCGCCGGGCGGTCCACCGCCGGCCGGTCCACCGTCGGCCTCTACCACCTCGCCTGGGAGGTGGACACGCTCGACGAGCTGGCCGCCACCGCCGAGCGGCTCGTCGCGGCCGGCGCTCTGGTCGGCACCTCCGACCACGGCACGACCAAGAGCCTCTACGGCAAGGACCCGGACGGTCTGGAGTTCGAGGTGGTCTGGCTGATCCCGGCCGACCTGCTCGACGACACCGCCCTGGCCGCCCGCAAGCAGATCGGTCGGCTCGACCTGGACGCCGAGCGGCAGCGCTACGGCGGTCAGACCCGGGGCGGGGTGGGGATCTCCGTCCCGGCCTGACCGCCCGTACGGTAGAACGGACCGATGCCGACCGACCGGACCACCGAATTCCTCCGCGAGCTGCTGGTCCGCCAGTTGACGACCTGGCTGCCCGCAGCCCTGCACCGCTCCCGCCGGGCCACAGTCGCCCTCGCGGGCGCCGACGCGGGCAGCGCGGAGGCCGCGCTGCGCCTGGTCGCCACGCACGGCGACCAGGTGCGCGGCCGGCAGGTGACGGTGCTGGTGCTGGCCGACGCCGCCGCCGACCTGCCGGCCCGACTCGGCCCGATCGAGGCGGAGCTGCCCGCCGAGGTCACAGTGCACCTGCTGCCCGGCGACGCGTACCGGCTGCCGGTCGCGGTGAAGGCCGGCGGGGCGGCCGGCGCGCCGCTGTTCTCCTTCGTGGACCTGCCCGGCGCGGTGACACCGAAGCTGCTCACCGCCGCGACCAACGGCCGGACCGGTGAGCTGCTGCTGCACACCGCCGACAGTGCCCGAGACGTGCTCGTCTCCGCCGGCTTCCCCCTGGTCGCCGAGGTGGCGCCGGTGCTGCCCGGCGGCGAGGCCGCCGGTGTTGTCGCGTTCGGCAGCCGCTCCGACCGGAGTCTCGAGGCGGTCCGCGACGCGCTCTGGGCGGTCGGCGCGGACCTCGACCTGCGCTACGGCGACCCGCTGGACCCGACCGGCACGACTGTCGACGTGGTCGGCGAACCCGACCTCGAGCCGCTGGCCCGCGAGCTGCTGGCCGAGTTGGGTGCGGGCGGTTCACGGCCGGTCACCGAGCTACGCCGGCACACCCTCACCGCGACCGTCTACCGGGCCGCCGACGCCAACCAGGCGCTCGTCGACCTGCTCGACGCGGGTGACGTGCGGCGGGAACGCGAGTCCGGGAGGCTGGCCGGCGACGAGATCATCTCCCTGGCGCGCTGAGCGCCCCACCCCACAGACGCCGAGCGGGGTGGCGGTGGATCCACCGGCACCCCGCTCGACTCCCGGGATGATTACGACCGGGACTTGTCCTGCTTCCAGGACAGCGGACCCGGCAGGTCGACCCGGTGCGCACGGGCCTTGGAGTTCCAGGACCAGCGACCGATCTTGATGCTCCACGAGGAGAAGCCGTTCTCGGTGAAGTTCAGGATGATCGGACCGTACTTCTTGCGCTTGCGAAACATGAGGCCCATCGGAGGTCTCCCCTCGTCACCGTTCCCTGCCGTGTCGATATCGAACATGCCCGAACCGACAACTTTTGAAACCCTCTCGCTGTCCGTCCTGGACGGTGACCACCGGACGCCCAACCTCTACTAACCAGATAGGTCTTGCGGCTGCCATTGTGGACAGATCAGAGACTGGGTCAGCGGGGTTCCCACGCGTCGGGCAGCGCGGTGAGCTTGCGAACGTGCGCGGGGAGTCGACCGCTGACGATCTCGGCGAGGCTCACCTCGTCGACGACCCGCCGCACGGCGGCGCGCACCGCCACCCACAGGCCGGGCAGGTTCTCCGCCGAGCCCTCGTACCGGGTTTCCTCGGGGCGCAGCCCGCGTACCCCGGCGAGTGGGCCCTCGACGGCGCGCAGCACCGCGCCGACTGTCACCTCGCGTGGCGGGCGGGCCAGCGTGTAGCCGCCCTCGGCGCCGCGTTGGGCGCGGACGATGCCGGCCCGACGCAGATCCGCCAGGACCGCCTCCAGGAACTTTCGGGGCATGTCCTGCTCCGCGGCGATGGCCTGGGTGGACAGCAACGAGGGATACGCGGTGGCGAGGCTCAACGCCGCCCGTACCGCGTAGTCGCCGCGCGCGGAGATCTGCACAGTGCCATCATGCCCGGCCGGCGCCGCCCGGCCCGCCGGTGGGCGGCCCGGACCTCGTGGCGTACCCGCCGTTCGCGGATTCGCCGGGGGTGCCGGGGCGGAACCGGCCGCCGTTGACGCCCGTCGGCTCGGACGGCGGTCGAGGTCGGACCACCCGGCCGGCCGCAGGCTGGTCCCGTGCGGCCCGGAACGCGCCGGGGCTGAGCCCGACCTCTCGGGTGAAGAAGCGGCCGAAGTTCGTGGGTTCGGAGAAGCCGAGCCGCCGGCCGATCTGGGCGATGGGCTGATCCGTCGCGGCGAGGAACCGGCTGGCCTGCAACGCGACCCGCTCGTCGATGACCTGTTTGGCGCTGCGACCGGTGACGGCCAGGCAGGCCCGGGTCAGGGTCCGCACCGAGCAGCCGAGCTCGGCAGCGTAGTCCTCCACCCGCCGGGTGTGCGGGTAGCCGTGTTCCACCTCGCGGCGGAACCGGTGGAACGTCTCGTCCTCGGGCCGGGACGGCGACCGGTCGTCGTGGGCCACGGCAAGCCGCAGCAGCAGGACTGCCAGTTGATGCCGGAGCAGCGCGCGGGCGGTGGGGCCGTCGGGGTGCCGCCGGCAGTCCACCGCCAACTGGCTCACCTCGCTGATCACCGCGTCCTCGTCCTCCCCGGCCAACTGCCGCCAGGTCGCGGTAGTGGTCAGGTCGACGTCGAAGTCGCGCAGTGCCTCGGGATCCCAGGCGACCACGGTGGCGTCGAACTGGGGGCCGGCGCAGCGCAGCACCTGGCCGGGGCGGACCCGCAGCAGTGTGCCGGGGCGACACGGCAGCAGATGAAAGTCGAGTTCCGCGTCGCCGTGCCCACGCGTGGTGAGAATCAACAGCTCCCGCTCGACGATCACCGGCCGACGCCAGCCCGGGGCACCGGCAAGATCGGCCAGCGCGAACGTGGCTATCTCGTCGGTGACGGGAGACGCCGTTCCGATCGATGGCACGGGGGAGGGATCGGTGGAGACCATCGCCTGCGACGGTAGCCCGAACCGCAGGTCACCGCATCCCGATCGACGTTCGTAGCGGATCCGCGGCACGCCACGGGCTTGTCCCGGTCCCGGCAGCCGGGCTACGTTACCCGGCGGTAGCGCCGTCGGTCCGCGGTCCAACCGGCATCCGCCGGCCACCCGACCGACCGACGGCCCCCGCCGACTCGCGATGGGATGGGCATGACGCAGCTGTTCTCGGTCGAAGGTAAGACGGTCCTGGTCACCGGCGGGTCGCGGGGGATCGGGCTGATGATCGCCCAGGGCTTCGTCCGGGCCGGCGCACACGTGATCATCTCGTCGCGCAAGGCGGACGTCTGCGAGGCGGTCGCCACGACCCTCTCCGCCGAGGGCCGCTGCGAGGCCATCCCCGCCGACCTCGGCGACAACGCCGGCGCCGAGACGCTGGCCGCCGCCGTACGCGAACGCTTCGGCCGCCTCGACGTGCTGGTCAACAACGCCGGCGCGACCTGGGGCGCACCGCTGGAGGACTACCCCGAGGCCGCGTTCGACAAGCTCTGGGCGGTCAACGTCAAGGCCGTCTTCCGGCTCACCACCGCGCTGCTGCCGGCGCTGCGCGCCGCCGCCAGCGCCGACGACCCGGCCCGCGTGATCAA comes from Micromonospora vinacea and encodes:
- a CDS encoding VOC family protein; translation: MGIHRLNHAVLYVSDLARSVAFYSDVLGFRPVAMTPDGFRGATFLQAPDSTNDHDLGLFEVGAGAGRSTAGRSTVGLYHLAWEVDTLDELAATAERLVAAGALVGTSDHGTTKSLYGKDPDGLEFEVVWLIPADLLDDTALAARKQIGRLDLDAERQRYGGQTRGGVGISVPA
- a CDS encoding DUF4236 domain-containing protein, whose translation is MGLMFRKRKKYGPIILNFTENGFSSWSIKIGRWSWNSKARAHRVDLPGPLSWKQDKSRS
- a CDS encoding RrF2 family transcriptional regulator → MQISARGDYAVRAALSLATAYPSLLSTQAIAAEQDMPRKFLEAVLADLRRAGIVRAQRGAEGGYTLARPPREVTVGAVLRAVEGPLAGVRGLRPEETRYEGSAENLPGLWVAVRAAVRRVVDEVSLAEIVSGRLPAHVRKLTALPDAWEPR
- a CDS encoding helix-turn-helix transcriptional regulator translates to MVSTDPSPVPSIGTASPVTDEIATFALADLAGAPGWRRPVIVERELLILTTRGHGDAELDFHLLPCRPGTLLRVRPGQVLRCAGPQFDATVVAWDPEALRDFDVDLTTTATWRQLAGEDEDAVISEVSQLAVDCRRHPDGPTARALLRHQLAVLLLRLAVAHDDRSPSRPEDETFHRFRREVEHGYPHTRRVEDYAAELGCSVRTLTRACLAVTGRSAKQVIDERVALQASRFLAATDQPIAQIGRRLGFSEPTNFGRFFTREVGLSPGAFRAARDQPAAGRVVRPRPPSEPTGVNGGRFRPGTPGESANGGYATRSGPPTGGPGGAGRA
- a CDS encoding glucose 1-dehydrogenase, with the translated sequence MTQLFSVEGKTVLVTGGSRGIGLMIAQGFVRAGAHVIISSRKADVCEAVATTLSAEGRCEAIPADLGDNAGAETLAAAVRERFGRLDVLVNNAGATWGAPLEDYPEAAFDKLWAVNVKAVFRLTTALLPALRAAASADDPARVINIGSIDGIRVPMMEVYAYSATKAAVHMLTRSLAHQLAGEQITVNAIAPGPFESKMMAFALDDPASRAAIEQQVPLGRIGRPEDMAGTAIYLSSRAGAYLTGAVIPVDGGITTHG